From a single Thermincola ferriacetica genomic region:
- a CDS encoding protein-glutamate methylesterase/protein-glutamine glutaminase, whose amino-acid sequence MAKRIEVLVVDDSAYMRKVVSNMLQSDEEIFVVDTARDGLDALEKIKKWKPDVVTLDVEMPRMDGLTALQKIMVECPTPVVMLSSLTQEGSETTIKALTLGAVDFVPKPSGAISLDIARVKEELIRKIKVCAKASLKNIRALQMIAPIPKKEAAAVAAKPLAGKTPSKVVVIGSSTGGPNALQQVVPKLPADLPAAVLIVQHMPPGFTKSLADRLNDISGITVKEASAGDTLQTGVALLAPGGYHMNLVSSTVIGLNQNPPVHSVRPAVDVTMESVVNYYGPNVVGVVLTGMGYDGSGGASAIKRAGGKVIAQNEDTCVVYGMPRVVVEMGKADKVLPITEIADEIVKML is encoded by the coding sequence ATGGCCAAGCGAATTGAAGTTTTGGTGGTTGATGACTCAGCTTATATGCGCAAGGTTGTTTCGAATATGCTTCAATCGGATGAAGAGATTTTTGTTGTCGATACAGCGCGGGACGGTTTGGACGCTCTGGAAAAAATAAAAAAATGGAAACCCGATGTTGTTACTCTGGACGTAGAAATGCCAAGGATGGACGGGTTAACGGCCCTGCAGAAAATCATGGTGGAATGCCCTACTCCTGTAGTTATGTTAAGCAGTTTGACCCAGGAGGGCAGTGAAACTACTATTAAGGCGCTTACCTTAGGGGCCGTTGATTTTGTACCCAAACCGTCGGGGGCCATATCGCTGGACATTGCAAGAGTTAAAGAAGAACTTATCCGAAAAATAAAGGTCTGTGCCAAGGCTTCATTAAAAAACATCCGGGCTTTGCAAATGATAGCTCCTATACCGAAAAAGGAAGCAGCGGCTGTTGCCGCCAAACCTTTAGCCGGGAAAACGCCGTCTAAAGTAGTTGTCATTGGCAGTTCGACGGGTGGGCCGAATGCCTTGCAGCAGGTTGTGCCAAAGCTTCCTGCAGATTTGCCTGCTGCTGTTTTAATTGTGCAGCACATGCCGCCCGGTTTTACCAAATCGCTTGCTGACCGGCTAAATGATATTTCCGGTATAACCGTAAAAGAGGCCAGCGCCGGGGATACCTTACAGACGGGTGTCGCCCTATTGGCCCCAGGTGGATACCATATGAATTTGGTTTCCAGTACCGTTATCGGACTTAATCAGAATCCTCCGGTGCATTCCGTTCGTCCGGCGGTGGATGTCACTATGGAATCGGTGGTAAATTACTACGGACCCAATGTTGTTGGGGTTGTGCTAACCGGTATGGGGTATGATGGCTCCGGTGGGGCTAGCGCTATTAAGCGGGCAGGGGGCAAAGTAATTGCACAAAATGAAGATACCTGCGTGGTTTATGGCATGCCCAGGGTTGTGGTAGAAATGGGTAAAGCTGATAAGGTACTGCCCATCACTGAGATTGCCGACGAGATTGTCAAAATGCTGTAA
- a CDS encoding chemotaxis protein CheX: protein MKTLLKAEFINPFVIATHEVLSAELGKDIKIEKGQLALEQSSYTANDVTVMIGVIGKVQGIVMYGMSERTAKNIVSKMLGQPVPIFDSMVESAIAELGNVITGISSRELEKAGYPCTLAPPTVIVGRGVVISTINIKRLQIPLLTELGEITVSVALREKK, encoded by the coding sequence GTGAAAACCTTGCTGAAAGCGGAATTTATCAACCCCTTTGTGATAGCTACACATGAGGTTCTAAGCGCTGAACTGGGGAAGGATATCAAAATAGAAAAAGGACAGTTAGCTCTGGAACAGTCGTCTTATACGGCAAATGATGTAACTGTAATGATCGGGGTTATCGGAAAAGTTCAAGGGATAGTCATGTACGGCATGTCTGAAAGAACGGCCAAAAATATTGTTTCCAAGATGCTGGGGCAGCCGGTACCCATATTTGACAGCATGGTGGAATCGGCCATTGCAGAATTAGGCAACGTTATAACGGGTATATCCAGTAGGGAACTGGAAAAAGCCGGTTACCCGTGCACGCTGGCTCCTCCTACTGTTATAGTTGGCCGGGGCGTGGTCATTTCCACGATAAATATAAAGAGGCTGCAGATCCCATTACTGACGGAACTGGGAGAAATAACGGTGAGTGTGGCCCTGCGTGAGAAGAAATAA
- a CDS encoding chemotaxis protein CheX — translation MKADIINPFLTSAMEILQMEAGIKPVRGALSLADACWTTREITVMISITGAVEGTFQIGMSEKTAIAVTSRMLGEEMREFDKWVLSGIGEMANIIAGRALIRLEQIGYVSDIGPPSILYGAPARISTLDRKKLQIPLETDVGVVELSVCLREKTEKKRTQEKN, via the coding sequence GTGAAAGCAGATATTATCAATCCTTTTTTAACCTCGGCCATGGAAATATTGCAGATGGAGGCGGGAATAAAACCGGTAAGGGGCGCTTTGTCCCTGGCCGACGCCTGCTGGACGACCCGGGAAATAACTGTGATGATTTCCATAACAGGCGCTGTGGAAGGGACCTTCCAGATAGGAATGTCTGAAAAAACGGCAATCGCAGTTACTTCCCGCATGTTGGGTGAAGAAATGCGGGAATTTGACAAATGGGTACTGAGCGGGATTGGAGAAATGGCCAATATAATTGCCGGCCGGGCGCTGATCAGACTGGAGCAAATCGGTTATGTCAGTGATATCGGTCCGCCGAGTATCTTATATGGAGCTCCGGCGCGTATTTCCACCCTGGACCGGAAAAAGCTGCAAATTCCGCTGGAAACCGATGTCGGCGTTGTGGAACTGAGCGTGTGTTTGCGGGAAAAAACTGAAAAGAAAAGGACCCAGGAGAAAAATTAA
- a CDS encoding methyl-accepting chemotaxis protein, which translates to MVKLTKSLTFKLSFTLFITLLVVMIFYSAYSVNKVHHMVEAAIEAQGFALARAGAAALEQVMENDIRNGVITEEALFDRNYTLLQDAAEAKDRKYRSAFDAYTDSHWSTIIKGIANSDKNVLFAVPAAKADDPAKTGYIPTHNNPDRAKRIFNDPVGAKAAATQTPLKQDYLRDTGEKVWDISYPITVNGKHWGAFRVGLSLTEIDKAVTAAIIRTVIEMLLMLIGITAVLTGVSYYQINRPLKRIMVATANLASGQGDLTQRLPEESEDELGRVSRFINRFLAQIHTMVSSMADAVNRVTAASHKLVQGSNEAALATQQVGAAINDVAKGNTAQIRHIQETADIIRELTQAIGQIAAGASDQANNVTKTALTMEQMAGLIQEVANGTQILSRSAEDTSKAAQKGAKAVEEAIAGMEKLRQTVFQSAGSIKQLGERSQQIGEIIQVIDDIAEQTNLLALNAAIEAARAGEHGKGFAVVADEVRKLAERSSKATKEIADLITNIQKETDNAVEAMNQGTAEAEEGSRLAADAGQALSEILHSVGETTEQIQKIFALAQDISERSENVVQAVNAVAAITEENSAATQEMSAGSDQVMTAIENVSAIAEESAASAEEVSVSSEQMSATVEEMATLSKELEELAGRLAEMTNQFKI; encoded by the coding sequence TTGGTTAAACTGACCAAAAGCCTGACGTTCAAATTAAGCTTCACCTTATTTATTACATTGCTGGTGGTTATGATATTTTATTCCGCCTATTCCGTTAACAAGGTCCACCACATGGTGGAGGCAGCCATTGAAGCGCAAGGGTTTGCCCTTGCCCGGGCGGGGGCTGCCGCCCTGGAACAGGTTATGGAAAATGATATTCGAAACGGCGTAATCACCGAAGAAGCCTTATTTGACAGGAATTATACCCTGCTGCAAGATGCGGCGGAAGCAAAGGACCGAAAATATCGTTCAGCCTTTGACGCATATACCGACAGCCACTGGTCGACGATTATTAAGGGCATTGCAAATTCCGATAAAAATGTTCTCTTTGCGGTACCGGCGGCCAAAGCCGATGACCCAGCCAAAACAGGTTACATACCTACTCATAATAATCCGGACAGGGCAAAAAGGATTTTTAATGACCCTGTTGGAGCTAAAGCCGCAGCTACACAAACTCCCTTAAAACAGGATTACCTGAGGGATACCGGTGAAAAGGTCTGGGATATCAGCTATCCGATTACGGTCAACGGAAAGCATTGGGGGGCATTCCGGGTAGGACTTTCCCTGACGGAAATAGATAAAGCAGTTACTGCGGCCATTATCAGGACCGTCATAGAAATGTTGCTTATGCTTATAGGTATTACAGCCGTTTTAACAGGGGTCTCTTACTATCAGATAAACCGCCCCCTGAAGAGGATAATGGTCGCCACGGCAAACCTGGCCTCGGGACAAGGGGATTTGACGCAGCGTTTGCCGGAAGAATCAGAAGACGAGTTGGGAAGGGTGTCCCGGTTTATCAACAGGTTCCTTGCGCAAATTCATACTATGGTTAGCAGTATGGCCGACGCCGTTAACCGGGTGACTGCCGCCAGTCACAAACTGGTCCAGGGGAGTAACGAAGCTGCTTTAGCCACCCAACAGGTGGGCGCTGCCATAAACGATGTGGCCAAAGGTAATACGGCACAAATCAGGCACATCCAGGAAACGGCTGACATAATCAGGGAATTGACGCAGGCTATCGGCCAGATAGCGGCGGGTGCAAGCGACCAGGCCAATAATGTGACAAAAACTGCCCTCACCATGGAGCAAATGGCCGGTCTGATACAGGAAGTGGCCAATGGAACACAAATCCTGTCCAGGAGCGCTGAGGATACATCCAAAGCTGCCCAGAAAGGCGCAAAAGCTGTGGAAGAGGCTATAGCCGGCATGGAGAAGCTAAGGCAAACGGTGTTCCAGTCAGCAGGCAGTATTAAACAATTGGGAGAACGGTCACAGCAAATCGGCGAAATCATTCAGGTTATCGATGATATCGCGGAACAAACCAATCTTTTGGCGCTGAACGCAGCCATTGAAGCGGCGCGCGCCGGTGAGCACGGCAAAGGCTTTGCAGTAGTTGCTGACGAGGTGCGCAAGCTGGCGGAAAGAAGCAGTAAAGCGACCAAGGAAATTGCTGATTTGATAACCAATATTCAAAAAGAAACCGACAATGCTGTGGAGGCCATGAACCAGGGAACTGCAGAAGCGGAAGAAGGTTCGCGGCTGGCCGCCGATGCCGGGCAGGCCCTCAGTGAAATACTGCACAGCGTAGGCGAAACTACTGAACAGATTCAAAAAATCTTTGCGCTGGCCCAGGATATTTCCGAACGCAGTGAAAATGTTGTTCAGGCGGTTAATGCTGTCGCGGCAATAACAGAGGAAAATTCTGCGGCCACTCAGGAAATGTCGGCAGGAAGCGACCAGGTTATGACGGCTATCGAAAACGTATCTGCCATTGCTGAAGAATCAGCCGCTTCGGCCGAAGAGGTATCTGTTTCATCGGAGCAGATGTCGGCAACGGTAGAGGAAATGGCAACGTTGTCAAAAGAGTTGGAGGAGCTGGCCGGTCGGTTGGCGGAAATGACAAATCAGTTTAAGATTTAA
- a CDS encoding cytochrome c3 family protein: protein MAGITVEERKTKLKWRAKLLLTVVFFLIAMPALTIEGLRYIEEPDFCGTCHTMKPYYNSWKKSGHSRINCYSCHADSEIQMKSEQTKDEEIIPRYMLTTDRAVKAFGKAVEFVSRYTDVVANYIDTKRKQLAFLFTMVAGHSNQANRDRVWDRCLNCHGDLIFSQTGKDYYGHFQHAGSGVITCKQCHGDLIHRRKVEITRQQCLKCHDKKIGKPPSHAADNFKTSHGRDYLAKQNCRLCHVRGVQEPLCQNCHKVQMPHPENYKERHIQAIEEVGVRTCFNCHEAKVAQGPADPKQPTDTASCSVCHGRKMPHTKDIVKTHTTLVREQGIKNCNYCHQTSPQQKDMAVACVDCHGLEMPHPPGFKYRHKDVYYAKGQAVCNLCHSPANPVNPGAPWTSPNFCFECHMKNKPHPPGFNIQHQLGGYDRNRCLICHPAVIHCNECHFGE from the coding sequence ATGGCGGGGATTACCGTAGAGGAGCGTAAAACAAAGTTAAAATGGCGGGCCAAACTACTGCTGACTGTAGTATTTTTTTTGATAGCAATGCCAGCATTAACTATAGAGGGCCTCCGGTATATAGAAGAACCGGATTTTTGCGGGACCTGCCACACCATGAAACCCTATTATAACTCGTGGAAAAAATCCGGGCACAGCAGGATTAATTGTTATAGCTGTCATGCGGATTCCGAAATCCAAATGAAAAGTGAACAGACCAAGGACGAGGAAATCATCCCCAGATATATGCTCACAACTGACAGGGCAGTAAAAGCTTTTGGCAAGGCTGTTGAATTTGTATCCAGGTATACCGATGTTGTTGCTAATTATATCGACACAAAGCGAAAACAACTGGCGTTTCTTTTTACTATGGTCGCCGGTCATTCTAACCAGGCAAACAGAGACCGGGTATGGGACCGCTGCCTGAATTGCCACGGGGATTTAATATTTTCACAGACGGGAAAAGACTACTACGGGCATTTTCAGCACGCCGGCAGCGGTGTAATTACATGCAAACAGTGCCACGGCGATTTGATACACAGGCGGAAAGTAGAGATTACCAGGCAGCAATGCCTGAAATGCCATGATAAAAAGATAGGAAAGCCTCCTTCCCATGCTGCCGATAACTTTAAAACAAGTCACGGCCGGGATTATCTGGCTAAACAGAACTGCCGCCTGTGCCATGTCCGGGGCGTTCAAGAGCCTCTATGCCAGAATTGCCATAAAGTACAGATGCCACACCCTGAAAATTACAAGGAGCGCCATATACAGGCCATAGAAGAAGTTGGGGTGAGGACCTGTTTCAACTGCCATGAGGCAAAGGTGGCGCAGGGACCCGCCGACCCGAAGCAACCGACGGATACGGCATCGTGCAGTGTCTGCCACGGGCGGAAGATGCCGCATACAAAAGACATTGTAAAAACGCATACGACATTGGTCCGAGAACAGGGGATCAAAAACTGTAATTACTGCCACCAGACCTCTCCCCAACAAAAAGATATGGCAGTGGCCTGTGTTGACTGTCACGGGCTGGAAATGCCTCATCCACCCGGTTTCAAATACCGGCATAAGGATGTATATTATGCCAAAGGGCAGGCGGTGTGCAACCTTTGCCATTCGCCGGCCAACCCTGTCAACCCGGGGGCGCCGTGGACAAGTCCGAACTTCTGCTTTGAATGCCATATGAAGAATAAGCCCCATCCACCCGGGTTTAACATTCAACATCAGTTAGGCGGTTATGACCGGAACAGGTGCCTTATCTGTCACCCGGCAGTTATTCACTGCAACGAGTGCCATTTTGGTGAATGA
- a CDS encoding tetratricopeptide repeat protein, with amino-acid sequence MSIQQQEKVPVSVIVLILVLVVANIAMGVLTVRKYTAKEPTVAPEVARLKSFMEQVNKNPADINARLQLAYALQTMKEYEKAREQYMEVLKIEKNNLAANYNLGVIAQEEEKYAEAEKYYKKALDLKANHVIAAIGLGETYLAQGKYGEVIEVADKVLKLEPGKADLHLLKARAYEKMGDKARAKEQYQEVLKFVPDDPDATAGLEKLK; translated from the coding sequence GTGTCGATACAACAACAGGAGAAAGTGCCGGTTTCCGTTATAGTTCTGATCCTGGTTCTGGTAGTGGCCAATATTGCGATGGGGGTACTGACGGTAAGGAAGTACACGGCCAAGGAACCGACGGTGGCGCCGGAGGTGGCGCGGTTGAAAAGCTTTATGGAACAGGTGAATAAAAACCCGGCTGACATCAATGCCAGGCTGCAACTGGCCTATGCCCTGCAGACCATGAAAGAGTACGAAAAGGCCCGGGAACAGTACATGGAGGTTCTTAAAATTGAAAAGAATAACCTGGCTGCCAACTACAACCTGGGGGTGATTGCCCAGGAAGAAGAAAAATATGCGGAGGCAGAAAAATATTATAAGAAGGCTCTGGATCTGAAAGCCAATCACGTCATTGCGGCCATAGGCCTGGGGGAAACCTACCTGGCGCAGGGAAAGTACGGTGAGGTCATCGAAGTGGCCGATAAGGTACTCAAGCTGGAACCTGGCAAGGCCGATTTACACCTGCTGAAAGCGCGGGCCTACGAAAAAATGGGCGATAAGGCCAGGGCCAAAGAACAGTACCAGGAGGTACTGAAGTTTGTTCCTGACGATCCGGATGCGACTGCCGGACTGGAAAAATTAAAGTAA
- a CDS encoding 6-bladed beta-propeller, translated as MKKKRLANVTAAVLTVTLALITYIYFNIPDLGGGGVVSANPKRVGNIEFLFAVYGPGKGLLPAFNKPMSVATDKDNNIYVADSGNNRVVVFNRRGEFMFEFGERGVAHPAPGYKATWSPGKFNYPYGIDIDEETGNIFVADLANQRIQVFDSRGKFIDWFPKGPYGGTATDIFPLALDVKDGKVYIANPFQVVIFTTRGKFVKDFGMPGKEEGQFDRPNGIAVGDDGTIYVSDSNNLRVQALDQNGKVKWVYGQPVDAWDNFNKKPQQFELPRNIAVGPDGNIYVIDAFDFNIKVLSPQGKLLAEMGQRGVDDGTFNFPNGIAITKDKVIYVADKENDRVQAIRLTDFVIENHEE; from the coding sequence ATGAAGAAGAAACGTCTGGCCAATGTTACTGCTGCAGTGTTGACTGTTACCCTGGCTCTGATAACATACATCTATTTTAATATACCGGACTTGGGCGGCGGCGGGGTTGTATCCGCTAACCCAAAGAGGGTCGGCAATATCGAATTTTTGTTTGCCGTCTACGGACCGGGGAAAGGCCTGCTGCCGGCCTTTAACAAGCCCATGTCGGTGGCCACGGACAAAGATAACAATATTTATGTGGCCGACAGCGGGAATAACCGGGTGGTGGTGTTTAACCGCCGGGGCGAGTTTATGTTTGAGTTCGGCGAACGCGGGGTGGCCCATCCCGCCCCCGGTTACAAGGCTACCTGGAGCCCCGGGAAATTTAATTACCCCTATGGAATTGACATCGATGAAGAAACGGGCAATATCTTTGTGGCCGACCTGGCGAATCAGCGAATACAGGTATTTGACAGCAGGGGTAAATTTATAGACTGGTTTCCCAAAGGTCCTTACGGAGGAACGGCGACCGATATTTTCCCGCTGGCTCTGGATGTGAAAGACGGGAAAGTCTATATAGCCAACCCTTTCCAGGTGGTTATCTTCACCACCAGGGGTAAGTTTGTCAAGGATTTCGGCATGCCGGGGAAAGAAGAGGGTCAGTTTGACCGGCCTAACGGCATTGCCGTGGGGGATGACGGAACCATTTATGTGTCCGATTCTAACAACCTGCGTGTCCAGGCCCTGGACCAGAACGGCAAAGTGAAGTGGGTATACGGTCAGCCCGTTGATGCCTGGGACAATTTCAACAAAAAACCGCAGCAGTTTGAGCTACCGCGGAATATCGCCGTTGGGCCTGACGGCAACATCTATGTGATTGACGCCTTTGACTTTAATATTAAGGTCCTCTCCCCGCAGGGAAAACTGCTGGCGGAAATGGGCCAACGGGGCGTTGATGACGGGACCTTCAATTTTCCCAACGGCATAGCCATTACCAAGGATAAGGTCATTTATGTGGCGGATAAGGAAAACGACAGGGTACAGGCCATCAGGCTGACTGACTTTGTTATCGAAAATCACGAAGAATAA
- a CDS encoding cytochrome c3 family protein has translation MMRKLGIIAVMTLCLVMLTAGVAFAAHTDLGDRTGWAEMSAKGCSACHDTADKHTSGPHGGYTSTTTRCIACHKVHKAANAKLLPGATVTEACNFCHDLTGTDVAPYFASDIPTTNIKSAHKVFGTVAGTVYFATYGSLTIPGGDDATGGNATLNTTGTGDLSATAFTCDSCHTPHALAAKVVDKYLGESHVKATSYGMPAGTEKIYLTNRILRRTVNGVDVGTTYGSAWCIGCHQGRDNNHAGVFNHPVNASGLGYDLLGTGMANGVSFINSKTAADVTAAGYVYVDTRGTPDPGAHLNGDPRSNKWYAMIANDPLNGDAPRPDGSVAYAVYSGPSCQQCHASPRDVDAAFWAAFNTEGPGYPSRGTFPHLSTNKALLAESGDDFCTNCHGTANLP, from the coding sequence ATGATGCGCAAACTGGGTATCATTGCTGTCATGACCCTATGTCTGGTTATGCTGACTGCGGGTGTCGCTTTTGCAGCACATACCGATTTGGGTGACCGTACCGGTTGGGCGGAAATGTCCGCCAAAGGGTGTTCTGCCTGCCATGATACGGCCGACAAACACACATCCGGCCCTCACGGCGGGTATACCAGCACTACCACCAGGTGTATTGCCTGCCATAAGGTGCACAAGGCTGCTAATGCAAAATTACTGCCGGGTGCCACTGTTACGGAGGCCTGCAATTTCTGCCATGACCTGACCGGAACAGACGTAGCTCCTTATTTTGCCAGTGACATACCGACTACCAATATTAAGTCCGCGCACAAGGTATTCGGCACAGTCGCCGGCACCGTATATTTTGCTACTTATGGTTCCCTCACCATCCCGGGCGGTGATGACGCCACCGGCGGTAATGCCACATTAAATACCACGGGTACTGGTGATCTTTCCGCAACTGCTTTTACATGCGACAGTTGCCATACCCCGCACGCTCTCGCTGCCAAGGTGGTAGACAAGTACCTGGGCGAGTCCCACGTTAAGGCGACCAGCTACGGCATGCCTGCCGGCACCGAGAAGATTTACCTGACCAACCGGATCCTGCGGAGAACTGTTAACGGTGTTGACGTCGGCACCACCTACGGTTCGGCCTGGTGTATAGGATGCCACCAGGGACGTGATAATAACCATGCCGGTGTCTTCAACCATCCCGTTAACGCAAGCGGCCTTGGTTATGACCTGTTAGGTACCGGTATGGCAAACGGTGTCAGCTTTATTAACAGTAAAACAGCGGCTGATGTTACCGCAGCCGGGTATGTCTATGTTGATACTAGGGGTACCCCTGATCCTGGTGCTCACCTGAACGGTGACCCGCGGAGCAATAAGTGGTATGCCATGATTGCCAATGACCCGCTCAATGGCGACGCACCGCGTCCCGACGGCAGTGTGGCCTATGCAGTTTATTCCGGACCTTCCTGTCAGCAATGCCACGCCAGCCCGCGTGACGTTGATGCAGCATTCTGGGCAGCATTTAACACAGAAGGACCTGGTTATCCCAGCAGAGGTACTTTCCCACACTTAAGCACCAATAAGGCTCTGCTCGCTGAATCGGGTGATGACTTCTGCACCAACTGCCACGGTACAGCTAACTTGCCGTAA
- a CDS encoding cytochrome c3 family protein: MEKLFQLSRKQKTFNAPATLITIVMLAVTVTLSALILVLTGGVAFAAHEDLGDRSGWAERYAADQCNGCHAGAATGTTGPHGGYTASTNKCQICHKVHDADNPILLPGQTVTDACQFCHDITGSSNAPYFASDLPDPRYGYGVKSSHRVFGTVNGFTYNSTFGSTLIPAGAADGSSAPLYTGDQGQLSGNAFTCDSCHTPHGITANTVGIYLGESQVKVTEEGLSSGQRKIFLTNRLLKRVINGINTGGSYGSKWCTGCHRGYENYMTVDDVVYNRVYSEIFNHPVNAAGPGYDLLGAGMNNSAGWINGSSVAKVMNQGYVLIDSNPVPASDADLSFDPRSNKWYAMLGIDPMTGASRPDGSVAYAVYSGPSCQQCHASPRNVDAAFWVDFNTKGAGYPSRGTFPHLSTNPALLVEENGDDLCTNCHS; the protein is encoded by the coding sequence GTGGAAAAGTTGTTTCAATTGTCAAGGAAACAAAAAACATTCAACGCACCGGCAACCTTAATTACGATAGTAATGTTGGCGGTAACGGTAACACTGAGCGCCCTAATCCTTGTGCTCACCGGCGGAGTCGCTTTTGCTGCCCATGAAGACCTGGGGGACCGCAGCGGTTGGGCTGAACGTTACGCCGCAGACCAGTGCAACGGCTGTCATGCCGGCGCCGCGACAGGTACTACCGGCCCACATGGTGGCTACACTGCCAGTACCAATAAATGTCAGATATGTCATAAAGTGCATGATGCTGATAACCCCATACTGCTACCTGGACAGACGGTTACCGATGCCTGCCAGTTCTGCCATGATATTACCGGCAGCAGTAATGCTCCTTATTTTGCCAGCGACTTGCCGGACCCGCGTTACGGATACGGCGTAAAATCTTCCCACCGGGTGTTCGGCACCGTTAACGGATTTACTTACAATTCTACTTTCGGTTCCACCTTAATCCCTGCCGGTGCCGCAGACGGTAGTAGCGCCCCTCTCTACACGGGAGACCAGGGGCAACTTTCCGGCAACGCCTTTACCTGTGACAGTTGTCATACGCCGCACGGAATTACGGCCAACACTGTTGGTATTTACCTGGGCGAATCACAGGTTAAGGTTACGGAAGAGGGCTTAAGCAGCGGACAGAGAAAGATATTCCTGACCAACCGTTTGCTGAAAAGGGTTATTAACGGCATTAACACCGGCGGTTCCTATGGGTCCAAATGGTGTACCGGATGCCACCGGGGATACGAGAATTATATGACCGTTGATGATGTTGTCTACAACAGGGTCTACAGTGAAATCTTTAATCATCCGGTGAACGCGGCGGGCCCCGGTTATGACCTGCTGGGCGCCGGTATGAATAACAGCGCCGGCTGGATTAATGGTTCCAGCGTAGCAAAGGTTATGAACCAGGGATATGTGCTGATTGACAGCAATCCTGTTCCTGCCAGCGACGCCGACCTTAGCTTTGACCCGCGGAGCAACAAGTGGTACGCTATGCTGGGTATAGACCCCATGACCGGCGCTTCCCGCCCTGACGGCAGCGTGGCCTATGCAGTCTATTCCGGGCCTTCCTGCCAGCAGTGTCACGCCAGTCCGCGAAATGTTGACGCGGCATTTTGGGTGGACTTTAATACAAAAGGAGCCGGTTATCCCAGCAGAGGTACTTTCCCACACTTAAGCACCAACCCAGCATTACTGGTTGAGGAAAACGGCGACGACTTATGCACCAACTGCCATAGCTGA